The proteins below are encoded in one region of Penaeus chinensis breed Huanghai No. 1 chromosome 25, ASM1920278v2, whole genome shotgun sequence:
- the LOC125038698 gene encoding uncharacterized protein LOC125038698, with protein sequence MPMISFSLYTAVYHSTVEVFPGAQFFFGASSNILMALIFIFVMVTDKTGTYNVEAPKPRKEPVAAVTEKRLVMHQDSRWLYEDAGHNKLKIRLSTILLSSLNFSIEVPTMESSFGKPLETIQEEPEKEEEEAEKEKKSEKEKGGGRDAFDNPAYSHDDAV encoded by the exons ATGCCCATGATCAGCTTCTCGCTCTACACGGCCGTCTACCACTCGACGGTGGAGGTGTTCCCCGGCGCCCAGTTCTTCTTCGGCGCCTCCTCCAACATCCTGATGGCGCTCATCTTCAT CTTCGTGATGGTGACGGACAAGACGGGCACGTACAACGTGGAGGCGCCGAAGCCGCGCAAGGAGCCCGTGGCGGCCGTGACGGAGAAGCGGCTGGTCATGCACCAGGACTCGCGCTGGCTTTACGAGGACGCCGGCCACAACAAGCTCAAGATCCGCCTGTCCACCATCCTGCTGTCCTCCCTCAACTTCAGCATCGAGGTGCCCACCATGGAGAGCAGCTTCGGCAAGCCCCTGGAGACGATCCAGGAGGAgcccgagaaggaggaggaggaggcggagaaggagaagaagagcgagaaggagaagggcggCGGTCGGGACGCCTTCGACAACCCCGCTTACTCGCACGACGACGCGGTCTGA